Proteins co-encoded in one Kocuria flava genomic window:
- the ilvD gene encoding dihydroxy-acid dehydratase, with protein sequence MPQLRSRTSTHGRNMAGARALWRATGMGDDDFGKPIIAIANSYTQFVPGHVHLKDMGDLVASAVREAGGVTKEFNTIAVDDGIAMGHDGMLYSLPSRDLIADSVEYMVNAHRADALVCISNCDKITPGMLLAAMRLNIPVVFVSGGPMESGEAVEGVVEHRLDLVDAISLAADESITDEQLGQIERNACPTCGSCSGMFTANSMNCLTEALGLSLPGNGTTLATQVARKELFCEAGRRIVDLCRRYYDQDDDSVLPRSIATKAAFGNAMALDIAMGGSTNTILHILAAAQEGGVDFTLPDIDALSRRVPCLCKVAPNSTQYHIEHVHRAGGIPAILGELRRAGLLDENVHSVHAPDLATWLDEWDVRSGRASERAQELFLAAPGGVRTTRAFSTANRFESLDLDAENGCIRSVAHAYTADGGLAILYGNIAEDGAVIKTAGIDEELFHFVGRAFVVESQDEAVFEILSKNVQPGDVVVIQYEGPRGGPGMQEMLYPTSYLKGLGLGRECALITDGRFSGGTSGLSIGHISPEAAAGGAVGLVETGDEIEIDVANRVLRVNVDDATLAARRQAKGAAPWAPTKPRERQVSQALRAYASMVTSADRGAVRVVD encoded by the coding sequence ATGCCCCAGCTGCGCTCCCGCACCTCGACCCACGGCCGCAACATGGCCGGCGCCCGCGCCCTGTGGCGGGCCACCGGCATGGGCGACGACGACTTCGGGAAGCCGATCATCGCGATCGCCAACTCCTACACGCAGTTCGTCCCGGGCCACGTGCACCTCAAGGACATGGGCGACCTCGTGGCCTCCGCCGTGCGCGAGGCCGGCGGGGTGACCAAGGAGTTCAACACCATCGCGGTCGACGACGGCATCGCGATGGGCCACGACGGCATGCTCTACTCCCTGCCCTCCCGCGACCTCATCGCGGACTCGGTGGAGTACATGGTCAACGCCCACCGCGCCGACGCGCTCGTGTGCATCTCCAACTGCGACAAGATCACCCCGGGCATGCTGCTGGCCGCCATGCGCCTGAACATCCCGGTGGTCTTCGTCTCGGGCGGGCCCATGGAGTCCGGCGAGGCCGTCGAGGGCGTCGTGGAGCACCGGCTCGACCTGGTCGACGCGATCTCCCTGGCCGCGGACGAATCGATCACCGACGAGCAGCTCGGGCAGATCGAGCGCAACGCCTGCCCGACGTGCGGCTCGTGCTCCGGGATGTTCACCGCCAACTCCATGAACTGCCTCACCGAGGCCCTCGGGCTCTCCCTGCCCGGCAACGGCACGACCCTGGCCACGCAGGTCGCCCGCAAGGAGCTGTTCTGCGAGGCCGGACGCCGGATCGTGGACCTGTGCCGGCGCTACTACGACCAGGACGACGACTCGGTGCTGCCCCGCAGCATCGCCACGAAGGCCGCCTTCGGCAACGCCATGGCCCTGGACATCGCCATGGGCGGGTCCACCAACACGATCCTGCACATCCTCGCCGCCGCCCAGGAGGGCGGGGTCGACTTCACCCTCCCGGACATCGACGCCCTCTCCCGCCGGGTGCCCTGCCTGTGCAAGGTCGCCCCGAACTCCACGCAGTACCACATCGAGCACGTCCACCGCGCCGGCGGGATCCCCGCGATCCTCGGCGAGCTGCGCCGGGCCGGGCTGCTCGACGAGAACGTGCACAGCGTCCACGCCCCCGACCTCGCCACGTGGCTCGACGAGTGGGACGTGCGCAGCGGCAGGGCCTCCGAGCGCGCGCAGGAGCTCTTCCTCGCCGCTCCCGGCGGGGTGCGCACCACCCGGGCGTTCTCCACCGCCAACCGCTTCGAGTCCCTCGACCTCGACGCCGAGAACGGGTGCATCCGCTCCGTGGCGCACGCCTACACCGCCGACGGCGGCCTGGCCATCCTCTACGGCAACATCGCCGAGGACGGCGCCGTGATCAAGACCGCCGGCATCGACGAGGAGCTCTTCCACTTCGTGGGCCGGGCCTTCGTGGTGGAGTCCCAGGACGAGGCCGTGTTCGAGATCCTCTCCAAGAACGTGCAGCCGGGCGACGTCGTCGTCATCCAGTACGAGGGACCCAGGGGCGGGCCCGGCATGCAGGAGATGCTCTACCCGACCTCCTACCTCAAGGGCCTCGGCCTGGGCCGGGAGTGCGCGCTGATCACCGACGGCCGCTTCTCCGGGGGCACCTCCGGGCTCTCGATCGGGCACATCTCCCCGGAGGCAGCCGCCGGCGGCGCCGTGGGGCTCGTCGAGACCGGCGACGAGATCGAGATCGACGTCGCGAACCGCGTGCTGCGCGTCAACGTCGACGACGCGACCCTCGCCGCCCGCCGTCAGGCCAAGGGCGCCGCCCCGTGGGCGCCGACGAAGCCGCGCGAGCGCCAGGTCTCCCAGGCGCTGCGCGCCTACGCCTCGATGGTCACCTCCGCGGACCGGGGCGCGGTGCGCGTGGTCGACTGA
- a CDS encoding gluconokinase, producing MSTRPAPPRPQDGTSFSVELADALDPLVLALDVGSTASRGGLHDATGTPVRGYRHKIEHAFTTAGDGTSVLDPDRVVEELARITDLVVAGPELRGRVAGVALDTFASSLVGTGPDGAALTPCYTYADSRCAPQLAALRAELDEAEVQQRTGARLHTSYLAPRLRWLREENPGTWGRVARWVSLGEYVHLRLLGAARAGTSTAAWTGLLDRRTGRWDEALLAACGLEPSALGELADPQDPLLNVDPAVGRRWPNLAAAAWFPPVADGLGANLGSGGADAATTVVSLATSGAARVLLHEIPEEVPAGLWCYRVDARRCLLGGALNDVGRALSWVQRTLALPEGTDLDGIARAEPSPGTPAVLPFLTGERSTGWAGGARAVLAGVTADHDGPALARGVLEGIGVSYGRVADELARAAPGAERVVASGRVAQEVPGLLQVLADVLGAPVARADFKRATLRGTALLALETLAAGVVPAEPPYGPEHRPVPARAEHYRGVRDRFEELYAALVR from the coding sequence ATGAGCACCCGACCCGCACCACCGCGGCCGCAGGACGGCACGTCCTTCAGCGTGGAGCTCGCCGACGCCCTGGACCCGCTGGTCCTGGCCCTCGACGTCGGCTCGACGGCCAGCCGCGGCGGGCTGCACGACGCGACCGGCACCCCCGTGCGCGGCTACCGGCACAAGATCGAGCACGCGTTCACCACCGCCGGGGACGGGACCTCCGTGCTCGACCCGGACCGGGTGGTCGAGGAGCTGGCCCGGATCACGGATCTCGTCGTGGCCGGGCCGGAGCTGCGCGGCCGGGTCGCCGGGGTCGCCCTGGACACCTTCGCGTCCTCGCTCGTGGGCACCGGGCCCGACGGCGCGGCGCTGACCCCCTGCTACACCTACGCGGACTCCCGGTGCGCGCCCCAGCTGGCGGCGCTGCGCGCGGAGCTCGACGAGGCGGAGGTCCAGCAGCGCACCGGCGCGCGGCTGCACACCTCCTACCTCGCCCCCCGCCTGCGCTGGCTGCGCGAGGAGAACCCGGGGACGTGGGGCCGGGTCGCGCGCTGGGTCTCGCTGGGCGAGTACGTCCACCTGCGGCTGCTGGGCGCCGCCCGGGCCGGGACCTCGACCGCCGCGTGGACCGGGCTGCTGGACCGGCGCACCGGCCGGTGGGACGAGGCCCTGCTGGCGGCGTGCGGGCTCGAGCCCTCCGCGCTCGGGGAGCTCGCCGACCCGCAGGACCCGCTCCTCAACGTCGACCCGGCCGTGGGGCGGCGCTGGCCCAATCTCGCCGCGGCGGCGTGGTTCCCGCCGGTCGCGGACGGGCTCGGCGCCAACCTGGGCTCGGGCGGCGCGGACGCGGCGACCACGGTCGTCTCCCTGGCCACCTCCGGCGCGGCCCGGGTGCTGCTGCACGAGATCCCCGAGGAGGTCCCGGCCGGGCTGTGGTGCTACCGCGTGGACGCGCGGCGGTGCCTGCTGGGCGGGGCGCTCAACGACGTCGGGCGGGCCCTGAGCTGGGTGCAGCGCACGCTCGCCCTGCCCGAGGGCACGGACCTCGACGGCATCGCCCGCGCCGAGCCCTCCCCCGGCACGCCCGCGGTGCTGCCCTTCCTCACCGGCGAGCGCTCGACCGGGTGGGCCGGCGGGGCCCGGGCGGTGCTGGCCGGCGTCACCGCGGACCACGACGGCCCCGCCCTGGCCCGGGGCGTGCTGGAGGGCATCGGGGTCTCCTACGGACGGGTCGCCGACGAGCTCGCCCGGGCCGCCCCGGGCGCGGAGCGCGTGGTGGCCTCGGGGCGGGTCGCGCAGGAGGTGCCGGGGCTGCTGCAGGTCCTCGCCGACGTGCTGGGAGCGCCCGTGGCCCGTGCCGACTTCAAGCGGGCCACGCTGCGCGGGACCGCCCTGCTGGCCCTGGAGACCCTCGCCGCGGGGGTGGTCCCGGCGGAGCCTCCCTACGGGCCCGAGCACCGGCCCGTGCCCGCGCGCGCGGAGCACTACCGCGGGGTCCGCGACCGGTTCGAGGAGCTCTACGCGGCGCTGGTGCGCTGA